In Paenibacillus kyungheensis, the following are encoded in one genomic region:
- a CDS encoding tripartite tricarboxylate transporter substrate binding protein, which translates to MKDWLLVQLFKTSKWKTAVSLLATVIVVLGLISFFSGKWSGISLYYNTPSSFPTKPITLVVPYAVGGGTDITARALVQSTQKYINQPITVVNRTGGGGSIGLMEGANAKPDGYTITYLVAELTTLPHMGLLPITYEKYKPIIQTNNDPSAITVRADAPWKTAQQFLDYARTHPSQIKMGNAGTGSIWHLAAAMLEQATHVTFTHIPYEGAGPAVSALMSGFVDAVPVSPAEVKEEVDQGKLRILMINGSARSEAFPDVPTLQEATGYTVNFSGTWRGLAVPQDTPDEIVHLLAEAFTKGMKEQEFREDMSAHGLGLLVKDKDGFRQQMQQSHDLYARLIPELGLSRK; encoded by the coding sequence ATGAAAGATTGGCTTCTTGTGCAACTATTCAAAACATCCAAATGGAAAACAGCAGTTAGCCTACTAGCAACTGTCATTGTTGTATTGGGATTGATCAGCTTTTTCAGTGGAAAGTGGAGCGGTATTTCTTTGTACTATAATACTCCTTCTTCTTTTCCCACCAAGCCGATTACATTGGTTGTTCCTTATGCTGTTGGTGGAGGCACAGATATTACAGCACGCGCACTGGTGCAATCCACTCAAAAGTATATCAATCAACCGATCACTGTCGTCAATCGTACAGGTGGAGGCGGTTCAATCGGACTGATGGAAGGCGCTAACGCTAAGCCAGATGGCTATACTATCACCTATCTCGTTGCCGAGTTAACCACATTGCCCCATATGGGACTATTACCGATTACGTATGAGAAATATAAACCTATTATCCAGACCAATAACGATCCGTCTGCGATTACTGTACGAGCCGATGCACCCTGGAAAACAGCACAACAATTTCTCGATTATGCTCGTACTCATCCCAGTCAGATCAAAATGGGCAATGCCGGCACAGGAAGTATCTGGCATCTAGCCGCGGCAATGTTAGAGCAAGCCACTCATGTGACATTCACCCATATTCCTTACGAAGGTGCAGGACCTGCCGTCTCTGCCCTGATGAGTGGATTTGTCGATGCTGTACCGGTTAGCCCTGCTGAGGTCAAAGAAGAAGTCGATCAAGGCAAGTTACGGATACTGATGATCAATGGTAGCGCACGTTCCGAAGCATTTCCAGATGTGCCTACTTTGCAAGAAGCGACAGGATATACAGTGAATTTTAGTGGAACATGGCGCGGTCTAGCGGTTCCTCAGGATACACCGGATGAAATTGTACACTTATTAGCCGAAGCGTTCACCAAAGGAATGAAGGAACAGGAATTTCGAGAAGATATGTCTGCACATGGACTGGGATTACTCGTCAAAGATAAAGACGGATTCCGGCAACAGATGCAACAAAGTCATGATCTGTATGCACGCCTAATTCCTGAACTTGGTTTGAGTCGAAAATAA
- the kdgT gene encoding 2-keto-3-deoxygluconate transporter: MQIKKTIDKIPGGMMLIPLLLGAVVHTFWAGSGEYFGSFTKGLMTGTIPILAVWFFCMGASIDVRATGTVLRKSGTLVLTKIAVAWVVAMIAMQFLPIGGVQSGFFAGLSVLALIAAMDMTNGGLYASVMQQYGTKEEAGAFVLMSLESGPLVTMLILGSTGLAVFEPHTFVGAVLPFLVGFLLGNLDHDLRSYFGKATQTLIPFFGFALGSSINLGVIIQTGMLGILLGVIVIIITGIPLMLADRWIGGGNGTAGLAASSAAGAAVANPMIVATMKPEFMPAAQSATALVAAAVIVTAILVPILTAYWSNYMKSKGKVVEQVQSDEDIQGSEMKLKHVKGH, encoded by the coding sequence ATGCAAATCAAAAAAACAATCGATAAAATTCCCGGCGGGATGATGTTAATCCCTTTGCTATTAGGTGCTGTTGTTCATACATTCTGGGCAGGATCAGGTGAATATTTTGGATCATTTACTAAAGGATTGATGACAGGAACGATCCCTATTCTGGCTGTATGGTTTTTCTGTATGGGAGCTTCGATCGATGTCCGAGCGACAGGAACGGTGCTACGTAAATCAGGTACGCTCGTATTAACAAAGATTGCGGTCGCATGGGTGGTAGCGATGATCGCGATGCAATTCCTGCCTATTGGTGGCGTACAAAGTGGCTTTTTTGCAGGATTATCTGTACTCGCTCTGATTGCGGCGATGGATATGACCAATGGGGGTCTGTATGCGTCTGTGATGCAGCAGTATGGCACCAAAGAAGAAGCAGGGGCATTTGTGCTAATGTCACTCGAATCCGGCCCTCTGGTGACGATGCTAATTCTAGGTAGTACCGGTCTTGCTGTGTTTGAACCCCATACGTTTGTGGGAGCAGTGTTACCTTTTCTAGTCGGGTTCTTATTAGGTAATCTCGATCACGATTTACGTAGTTATTTTGGTAAAGCGACGCAGACGTTGATTCCTTTTTTCGGATTTGCTTTAGGAAGTTCGATTAATCTAGGTGTTATTATTCAGACAGGCATGCTTGGCATCTTACTGGGTGTGATCGTTATTATTATCACCGGTATCCCTCTCATGCTAGCCGACCGCTGGATCGGTGGCGGAAACGGAACCGCAGGTCTTGCCGCTTCCAGTGCAGCAGGTGCAGCCGTAGCCAACCCGATGATCGTAGCGACGATGAAGCCTGAATTTATGCCTGCCGCACAGTCTGCTACCGCTTTAGTTGCCGCGGCGGTGATTGTAACAGCGATTCTGGTGCCGATTTTGACGGCGTATTGGTCGAATTATATGAAGTCGAAAGGTAAAGTGGTGGAACAGGTGCAGAGTGATGAGGATATACAAGGGTCTGAGATGAAGTTGAAGCATGTGAAAGGGCATTAA
- a CDS encoding RHS repeat domain-containing protein translates to MNYRQLNRKLTLWILSFILIITVVYSPSYAHAETTPSSSTATAPPSVIAPPVDVDLKEWNASIKNTSDSVVQNTYDDEDQELAAIGAKINQNSTSSVNTSKVRLRSASINSLSTENTSTTSAYIAPLTQQQVEDMVVDGAELIDIYWVTYLYQQSGIDPIKLWKENQSGSSWESMEKKYVATPMFTGTSVTNDVYTVNPTTGETSLTQSQPKLNASSQVSIASTSSSSDDLDEKYNSVMNDLIAKQSINQTNKLQFAEYDKNNETIDPASGSLSWKENEMSFPGRDGLDLNLGIMYNSNESSPYERNSNKKGRGYVIKKNHPLERYDLGLGWSFQFPSVQIANNYMYYYDGQGASYQIDLYNTWSEPTKTTHLVDYQGKDLLFMSDAGSFNNGQDASAYYLEHADKKREYFAKDGRLVGIVDRYGNTITFRYADRQVYNDKVAKVFSTITDSLGRTIEFKYDSNLRNSDFQGENLVAIARDANNQEIKRVTFAKSRINLQYNGANDGYAPVLYGIIDPSKDEEYLDYDVKVGLFTFRSGHYPLDTAGAQEPFALLKQVKYPRLVTNYTYESTIHDIGKKGAVKDYRIISRADQVYKQINGDVQASGDYSHVDYSYAGSYSNRNYEIADKDYRYSSTSKIKSNTESNGLTQTTTFSGEKKLISVDTVSANNEHKTTTNLSFDPVFKFKPTKTQTTTQDADGATTRYSETIYTDWGDIQSQTDDLLDSEFNNATTKSQHTTSYTYDNTYKQLASKSWYQDANKSLSEKYAYTSDGRLKTSTNALGETKVYSYDASPANPHQIAQVTVSEEVGYGLTSKIATRYGAETQYAYPTEQTTIITNTAKDGSKNTQTIRVQTKYDMSTGLPIQQIDSNGKATTTTYDILGRPIKVVSPSITNLDGTVYGVEDQYTYTNRVSSAGADNENANILTLRVDTARQYTNTTSGAVTTLGRESLYYDGFGFPRVDETWNESNGWTRAQYHSNDQGNAIYGIDNMGNTQTVTYDAWGQSKEATDAYGNLYVTANHLTQQKVNHFAIAAADVGAYRANSDNRNIRLNTVEQSYDAYGHLLKNVTFKDGAASHNQPIQESYTYDLEGNILSYTDPNGNTNSNGVTNTYSYDALNRLTTVQDALNQKSRYNYDVNGQLTRITAVDPSGKEETLYAKSYNEIGAITSKTDLSGQTTNISYNARGLVAQESDRNGTNTNYQYDERGERTVATLTGKAGNTLQTKMIFGSDGNLLTDRHELYMDSVKTATQTSTIDKQDRVTSLVSTGANAYSSRLDVAYDTLDRVTNQKNSLAGSSYFMNYGYDKLRLSQIQTNGAQTRNTANVVNVNYAYTALGKVQSITFPTLADGSTLKESFTYDPLNRLIQMSNTKGSSNLSSYNYAYDNNGNILTIGETLNDGATKTSTYSYDKLNRLIAVKRSDGSTASYTYDLRGNRKTLSDTQELTATKSSNYSYDLDDRLTSATIDGAKTTIDYLPNGLRFQKTSGNVSTQYNYDAWGNIISESSSNGLQASYIRGDRVLVKKGKLDAQDYYYLANGHGDIVQMVDKTGAVVNSYSYDEWGNISQQKETVANSFKYAGQMYDAETGLYYLKARYYDPTQGRFLNEDSYEGQITNPLSLNIYTYVKNNPLLYIDPTGHRDEMGASGGGGPMSMNIRPAPRVVNRTLNEGKTKSWSGTRISPETIAKVKNSDFSKTISKQFEEEVQNKLKIEKETIKSNLGRNIDVTPSSEHESVVKNPGFIGKPNSSIDILDPKTGEIKTRRWFGADGKAIRDVDYSHHGNTNQHPEAPHEHTWKYNSDGSVKSR, encoded by the coding sequence GTGAACTATAGACAATTGAATCGTAAATTAACATTATGGATATTAAGCTTTATTTTGATAATAACGGTTGTATATTCTCCTTCGTATGCTCATGCAGAAACGACACCTTCTTCTAGCACTGCTACCGCTCCTCCTAGTGTAATTGCACCACCCGTAGATGTAGATTTGAAAGAATGGAATGCTTCGATAAAAAATACATCAGATAGTGTAGTACAGAATACTTATGATGATGAAGATCAAGAGTTAGCTGCAATCGGTGCTAAAATAAATCAGAACTCGACATCATCTGTTAATACATCTAAAGTGCGCTTGCGCAGTGCCTCGATCAATTCGCTAAGTACAGAAAATACTTCAACAACATCAGCCTATATTGCACCGCTAACTCAACAACAGGTTGAGGATATGGTAGTAGATGGTGCAGAACTAATTGATATCTATTGGGTGACGTATCTATATCAACAATCAGGTATCGATCCTATCAAATTGTGGAAAGAAAATCAGTCGGGTTCTTCATGGGAATCGATGGAAAAGAAATATGTAGCTACGCCTATGTTTACTGGAACATCCGTAACTAATGATGTATATACAGTGAATCCAACGACTGGAGAAACTTCACTTACTCAATCCCAACCCAAATTAAATGCTTCTTCACAAGTATCTATTGCCAGTACATCCAGTTCTTCAGATGATTTAGATGAAAAATATAATAGTGTAATGAATGATTTAATTGCCAAACAATCGATCAATCAGACCAATAAGTTACAATTTGCAGAATACGACAAAAATAATGAAACGATTGATCCAGCATCAGGAAGTCTTTCTTGGAAAGAAAATGAAATGAGTTTTCCAGGTAGAGATGGCTTAGATTTGAATCTAGGCATTATGTATAACTCTAATGAATCCTCACCTTATGAACGAAATAGCAATAAAAAAGGTAGAGGTTACGTAATCAAAAAAAATCATCCTCTTGAACGGTATGATCTAGGTTTAGGATGGTCATTTCAGTTCCCGTCTGTACAAATTGCTAATAATTATATGTATTATTACGACGGTCAAGGAGCTTCTTACCAAATTGATCTGTACAACACATGGTCGGAACCAACAAAGACTACTCATTTAGTTGACTATCAAGGTAAAGATTTACTATTTATGAGCGATGCAGGTTCTTTTAATAATGGTCAAGATGCTTCGGCTTACTATTTGGAACATGCAGATAAAAAGCGTGAATACTTCGCTAAAGATGGAAGATTAGTAGGAATTGTAGATCGTTATGGAAATACAATTACTTTCCGCTATGCAGACCGTCAGGTATATAACGATAAAGTAGCTAAAGTATTTTCAACCATTACAGATAGTTTAGGAAGAACAATCGAATTTAAGTATGACTCTAACTTGAGAAATAGTGATTTCCAGGGCGAAAACTTAGTGGCTATCGCTAGAGATGCCAACAATCAGGAGATCAAAAGAGTCACTTTTGCAAAAAGTAGAATAAATCTTCAATACAACGGTGCTAATGATGGTTATGCTCCTGTACTTTACGGCATTATCGATCCTTCCAAAGATGAAGAGTATCTTGATTATGATGTAAAAGTAGGATTATTCACATTCCGCTCTGGACATTATCCGTTGGATACAGCAGGAGCACAGGAACCCTTTGCTTTACTCAAACAAGTAAAATATCCAAGATTGGTAACCAATTATACGTATGAATCGACTATTCATGATATTGGTAAAAAAGGTGCTGTTAAAGACTATCGTATTATATCTAGAGCAGATCAGGTCTATAAACAGATAAATGGTGATGTTCAAGCTTCAGGTGATTATAGTCATGTAGATTATAGTTATGCAGGAAGTTACAGTAATCGTAATTATGAGATTGCAGACAAAGATTATCGTTATTCGAGCACAAGTAAAATCAAAAGTAATACAGAAAGCAATGGGTTGACTCAAACGACTACATTTAGTGGCGAGAAAAAGCTAATTTCGGTAGATACCGTATCCGCAAATAATGAACACAAAACCACTACGAATTTGAGTTTTGATCCTGTATTCAAATTTAAACCAACCAAAACTCAAACGACTACTCAAGATGCTGATGGTGCAACCACACGTTATAGCGAAACGATCTATACAGATTGGGGAGATATTCAAAGTCAAACCGATGATCTTTTGGATAGCGAATTTAATAATGCGACAACTAAAAGTCAACATACCACAAGCTACACGTACGATAATACGTATAAGCAGCTAGCTAGCAAATCATGGTATCAAGATGCTAACAAGTCGCTTAGCGAGAAGTATGCTTATACATCAGATGGGCGTTTAAAAACGTCTACCAATGCTCTAGGCGAAACCAAAGTCTATAGTTATGATGCTTCACCTGCTAATCCTCATCAGATTGCTCAAGTGACCGTATCAGAAGAAGTTGGCTATGGTTTAACTTCAAAAATAGCAACTCGTTATGGTGCAGAGACTCAATATGCTTATCCTACCGAGCAAACAACCATAATTACGAATACTGCTAAAGATGGTAGTAAAAATACACAGACTATTCGTGTGCAAACCAAATATGATATGTCGACAGGTCTACCTATTCAACAAATCGATAGTAATGGTAAAGCGACAACGACCACGTATGATATTTTAGGTCGTCCTATTAAAGTCGTTTCTCCTTCGATTACGAACTTGGATGGAACAGTGTATGGTGTAGAAGACCAATATACGTATACCAATCGAGTATCTAGTGCGGGTGCAGATAATGAAAATGCTAATATTTTGACACTACGCGTAGATACAGCACGTCAATATACAAATACAACCAGTGGAGCAGTAACGACACTCGGTAGAGAATCTCTGTATTACGATGGTTTTGGATTTCCTCGTGTCGATGAGACATGGAATGAAAGCAATGGCTGGACACGTGCTCAATACCACTCGAATGATCAAGGTAACGCTATCTATGGGATAGACAACATGGGCAACACTCAGACGGTTACTTATGACGCATGGGGACAGAGTAAAGAAGCTACAGATGCATATGGCAATCTATATGTAACGGCTAATCATTTAACACAACAAAAGGTCAATCATTTTGCGATAGCTGCGGCAGATGTTGGCGCTTATCGTGCAAATTCAGACAATCGAAATATTCGTTTGAATACCGTAGAACAGTCTTACGATGCTTATGGTCATTTGTTGAAAAATGTAACGTTCAAAGATGGAGCGGCTTCTCATAATCAACCGATTCAAGAAAGCTATACGTATGATCTGGAAGGGAATATTCTAAGCTATACCGATCCAAATGGAAATACAAACAGTAATGGAGTGACCAACACTTATAGTTATGATGCATTAAATCGACTAACGACAGTTCAAGATGCTCTCAATCAAAAGAGTCGATATAACTATGATGTGAATGGACAATTAACTCGAATTACAGCAGTCGATCCTTCAGGTAAAGAAGAAACGTTGTATGCGAAAAGTTATAACGAAATCGGAGCGATCACTAGCAAGACAGACTTATCCGGACAAACGACGAATATCAGTTACAACGCTCGTGGATTAGTGGCTCAAGAAAGTGACCGTAATGGAACCAACACTAACTATCAATATGATGAGCGTGGAGAACGTACGGTAGCCACGTTAACAGGTAAAGCAGGCAACACACTACAAACAAAAATGATCTTCGGTAGTGATGGCAACTTGCTAACCGATCGCCATGAATTGTACATGGACAGCGTTAAAACAGCAACTCAGACCAGTACCATTGATAAACAAGACCGAGTAACCAGTCTGGTATCTACAGGAGCAAATGCGTACAGCTCTCGTCTAGATGTGGCTTATGATACGCTAGATCGTGTAACTAATCAGAAGAATAGCCTGGCAGGAAGTAGTTATTTTATGAACTATGGCTATGACAAACTTCGATTAAGTCAAATTCAGACCAATGGAGCACAGACGCGCAATACAGCAAATGTGGTTAATGTGAATTACGCATACACCGCTCTAGGCAAAGTTCAGTCTATTACGTTCCCAACGTTGGCAGATGGTAGTACGCTGAAAGAAAGCTTCACGTATGACCCGCTGAATCGTCTGATTCAGATGAGTAACACCAAAGGTTCTAGCAACTTATCGAGTTACAATTATGCCTATGATAATAATGGAAATATTTTAACGATCGGTGAGACTCTGAATGATGGAGCCACCAAAACTTCTACGTATAGCTACGATAAGCTTAATCGCTTGATTGCAGTGAAACGCAGCGATGGAAGTACAGCAAGTTACACGTATGACTTACGTGGCAATCGCAAAACACTGAGTGATACGCAAGAGCTTACAGCTACAAAGAGTTCGAATTACAGCTATGATCTGGATGATCGTCTGACTTCTGCAACGATCGATGGAGCCAAAACGACTATCGATTACTTGCCAAACGGATTACGTTTTCAAAAAACATCTGGAAATGTATCCACTCAATATAATTATGATGCTTGGGGTAATATTATTTCTGAAAGTTCAAGTAATGGCTTACAAGCAAGTTATATTCGTGGTGATCGAGTACTTGTGAAAAAAGGAAAATTAGATGCGCAAGATTATTATTATCTAGCTAATGGGCATGGGGATATCGTCCAAATGGTGGATAAAACAGGAGCAGTTGTTAACAGTTATAGCTACGATGAATGGGGAAATATTAGTCAGCAGAAAGAAACCGTAGCGAATAGCTTTAAGTATGCAGGTCAGATGTATGATGCTGAGACAGGTCTATATTATCTAAAAGCAAGGTACTATGATCCAACTCAAGGGCGTTTTTTGAATGAAGATTCCTATGAGGGACAGATTACTAACCCACTCAGTCTGAATATTTATACGTATGTTAAAAATAACCCTTTACTTTATATTGATCCTACTGGACATAGAGACGAAATGGGTGCAAGCGGTGGTGGTGGCCCAATGTCAATGAACATTCGCCCTGCACCTAGAGTTGTAAATCGTACTTTAAATGAAGGTAAAACAAAAAGTTGGTCAGGAACTAGAATTTCTCCTGAAACAATTGCAAAAGTTAAAAATTCTGATTTTAGCAAAACTATCAGTAAGCAATTTGAAGAGGAAGTTCAGAACAAATTAAAGATTGAAAAAGAAACTATAAAATCAAACTTAGGTAGAAATATAGATGTTACTCCTTCATCTGAACATGAATCTGTTGTCAAAAATCCTGGTTTCATAGGCAAGCCTAATTCGAGTATTGATATTTTAGATCCTAAAACAGGAGAAATTAAAACAAGAAGATGGTTTGGAGCTGATGGGAAAGCAATAAGAGATGTAGACTATTCACATCATGGTAATACAAATCAACATCCTGAGGCACCTCATGAGCATACTTGGAAATACAATTCTGATGGTAGCGTTAAAAGTAGATAA
- a CDS encoding RHS repeat domain-containing protein, whose protein sequence is MVKKTKIINRKIVNLFTFSFLATSLFVSSASFAFADAKKLYEYDANGRLISTTTTKEKTAFIYDANGNLLSKQVTNGDYSSVINPSAPVTPTPAPTPAPTPVPTPTPAPPDPTLVPPAVPVPAKSGLPINYVLDVVEYKQDTHVVNTYGWYLDPAGIAKVDLYIDDVNVGRGVMGGSREDVYKVYPDYNNHVAGFYQNGLIFSTAGTPHKKRDRKTDKKKVVPGEFDHVLRIVITNKQGKQTVIESIFVVDLNS, encoded by the coding sequence ATGGTGAAAAAAACAAAAATAATTAATAGAAAAATAGTTAACTTATTTACTTTTTCGTTTTTAGCTACTTCTTTGTTTGTAAGCTCTGCCTCTTTTGCATTCGCAGATGCTAAAAAGTTATATGAATACGATGCTAATGGCAGACTTATTTCAACTACAACCACCAAAGAAAAAACAGCATTCATTTACGATGCTAACGGCAATTTACTTAGTAAACAGGTGACAAATGGAGATTATAGCAGTGTTATTAACCCTTCTGCTCCTGTCACTCCAACGCCAGCACCTACTCCGGCTCCAACGCCTGTACCAACACCTACACCAGCACCACCTGATCCTACACTTGTTCCGCCAGCCGTACCTGTTCCAGCCAAATCTGGATTACCTATTAATTATGTTCTAGATGTAGTGGAATACAAACAAGATACTCATGTTGTAAATACCTATGGTTGGTATTTAGATCCTGCTGGTATTGCAAAAGTAGATTTATATATTGACGATGTTAATGTAGGGCGCGGTGTTATGGGTGGATCACGTGAAGATGTATATAAAGTATATCCAGACTATAACAATCATGTTGCTGGTTTTTACCAAAATGGCCTAATTTTTTCTACTGCTGGAACCCCACATAAGAAACGTGATCGAAAAACAGACAAAAAGAAAGTCGTTCCAGGTGAATTTGATCATGTGTTACGTATTGTCATTACAAATAAACAAGGAAAACAAACGGTTATAGAAAGTATATTTGTAGTCGATTTGAACTCATAA
- a CDS encoding ATP-grasp domain-containing protein, with translation MANQRIIFVEPSFYGVSFVKEAKALGCEVVVIASSADNPQLYGYEGLYDDLLVADIRDAESIYQAIINSPYHGQFDALIPATDYASAVTAEAGERLGIHGTSFVAASNARNKDLARQAFLRDNVPSAKFAVVRDSEEAVIAAARIGYPVVLKPTNAASSQSVYFVENESVLREAFREIIDFKTTYMDFKVREEYLIEEYLTGPEFSVEIFLSQGEIAFAEITEKHTSDLPYFVETLHVFPSSIYQEQRDQIIDVAKQAVLSIGIQNGPTHVELKYTQDGPKIIEVNGRPGGDNITSDLIVNAYGINIFKETILKYLAQPLDIDKKKYQASAIGYLVADRKGTVRTITGLEHLHHEDVKRYQIDVQAGSDVDIARSSDDRLGYIIVEAATPIAAKHKVEELLGQIQISYAE, from the coding sequence ATGGCAAACCAACGAATAATATTTGTAGAACCTAGCTTCTACGGAGTCAGTTTTGTAAAAGAAGCCAAAGCATTAGGATGTGAAGTGGTTGTGATCGCTTCATCCGCAGATAATCCACAATTATACGGTTATGAAGGACTATACGACGATCTGCTTGTGGCAGATATTCGAGATGCAGAATCGATTTATCAAGCGATCATCAATAGTCCATATCACGGTCAATTCGATGCTCTGATTCCAGCTACAGATTATGCGTCTGCGGTGACGGCTGAAGCAGGTGAGCGTCTGGGCATACACGGAACATCTTTTGTAGCCGCATCGAATGCACGGAATAAAGATCTAGCCAGACAAGCTTTTCTCAGAGATAACGTACCTAGTGCTAAGTTCGCTGTCGTGCGAGATAGTGAAGAAGCGGTTATCGCCGCAGCACGGATCGGTTATCCGGTAGTGCTCAAGCCGACCAATGCGGCAAGCAGTCAGAGTGTATATTTTGTTGAAAATGAGAGCGTCTTACGCGAAGCTTTCCGCGAGATTATCGATTTCAAAACAACGTATATGGACTTCAAAGTCAGAGAAGAGTACCTAATCGAAGAGTATCTGACCGGCCCTGAATTTAGCGTAGAAATCTTTCTCAGTCAGGGTGAAATTGCTTTTGCGGAAATCACAGAAAAGCATACATCGGATTTGCCTTATTTTGTGGAGACGTTGCATGTATTCCCGTCGTCGATTTATCAAGAACAACGTGACCAGATTATTGATGTAGCGAAGCAAGCGGTATTGTCGATCGGTATCCAAAACGGCCCTACTCATGTCGAACTCAAATACACTCAGGATGGCCCTAAGATTATTGAAGTGAACGGTAGACCCGGTGGAGACAATATCACGTCTGATCTGATCGTCAATGCGTATGGGATCAATATATTTAAAGAAACGATTTTGAAATATCTTGCCCAGCCATTAGATATTGATAAGAAAAAGTATCAAGCCTCCGCTATAGGTTACCTCGTCGCAGATCGCAAAGGAACAGTGCGTACCATCACTGGACTAGAGCATTTACATCACGAAGACGTCAAGCGTTATCAGATTGATGTGCAAGCAGGAAGCGATGTCGATATCGCCCGCAGTTCAGACGACCGTCTCGGCTACATTATCGTCGAAGCCGCTACCCCCATAGCCGCCAAGCACAAAGTAGAAGAACTGCTCGGTCAGATTCAGATTAGCTATGCTGAATAA
- a CDS encoding MFS transporter — MFLSILKNAQFRKFLISDVISGFGVGMATIGANWYVLAQTGSNQYVGFLLTFNVLAGFLVSPLAGIITDRFDRKKVILWTYLLRAFLLILLAVLFFVQGFSMPLMYLFAVINGVGWTIYMAASRSLIQEILPEDVLINGNSFIEISLQVGMFSAGAVSGIIYKYYGFEVILFINIVVFLISSIVLSGIKYTSIVNPSHKEGFLKSFRAGLGFLRQRKTIFFLGIISIVPLAVTMLYNVVLPAYVNVTLQSDSITFGLSDMFYGIGGLVSGFLVSLMIPKISNKQMVLLFFFIATIDLFSLYLNTTIVLLYLGSLFLGLCNSSLRIVMNTILMENVQKAFMGRAMAVWTGISLLIQAGGSSGMGFVIDRFGAGYGFLCMSVLMVAGLIGFIFISTQVHMLANEENPSWQTNE, encoded by the coding sequence ATGTTCTTATCCATATTAAAAAATGCACAATTTCGTAAATTTCTAATCTCAGATGTGATTTCGGGTTTTGGCGTTGGGATGGCTACGATTGGAGCCAACTGGTATGTATTAGCACAGACAGGCTCGAATCAATATGTCGGCTTTTTGCTTACTTTTAATGTGCTTGCCGGATTTCTGGTGTCACCACTGGCTGGAATTATTACCGACCGTTTTGATCGTAAAAAAGTGATTTTGTGGACGTATCTATTGCGTGCTTTTTTATTGATTTTGTTAGCTGTTTTGTTTTTTGTACAAGGATTTAGTATGCCATTAATGTATTTATTTGCGGTGATCAATGGTGTTGGATGGACGATCTATATGGCGGCTTCTCGTAGCTTGATTCAAGAGATTTTGCCGGAAGATGTACTGATTAATGGAAACTCTTTTATCGAGATTAGCTTACAGGTCGGGATGTTTTCCGCAGGAGCAGTATCAGGGATCATTTACAAATATTATGGATTTGAAGTGATTTTGTTTATCAATATTGTGGTATTCCTGATTAGCAGTATAGTGTTATCCGGTATTAAATATACATCTATTGTGAATCCTTCACACAAAGAAGGCTTTCTCAAAAGTTTTCGCGCAGGGCTTGGCTTTTTGCGTCAGCGCAAAACGATCTTTTTTCTAGGTATTATCTCGATTGTGCCGTTAGCAGTAACGATGCTTTATAACGTGGTATTGCCTGCTTACGTGAATGTAACGCTACAAAGTGACAGTATTACTTTTGGATTATCAGATATGTTTTATGGAATCGGCGGACTGGTATCTGGATTTCTTGTATCGCTGATGATTCCCAAAATATCGAACAAACAGATGGTATTGTTGTTCTTCTTCATCGCTACGATCGACTTATTTTCGTTATATCTGAATACGACGATTGTTTTACTGTATTTAGGAAGCCTTTTCTTAGGATTATGTAATTCTTCGCTTCGAATTGTGATGAATACCATCTTAATGGAAAATGTACAAAAAGCCTTTATGGGACGGGCGATGGCAGTCTGGACAGGGATATCACTATTGATTCAAGCAGGCGGTTCATCTGGTATGGGATTCGTGATCGACCGTTTTGGAGCAGGATACGGATTCTTATGTATGAGTGTACTAATGGTTGCAGGGCTGATCGGGTTTATATTTATTTCCACGCAAGTTCATATGTTAGCAAATGAGGAGAATCCATCATGGCAAACCAACGAATAA